A stretch of the Serratia marcescens genome encodes the following:
- a CDS encoding fimbria/pilus periplasmic chaperone translates to MKGLIHYLTAIFILLTPFYGQATIKLEKISLLVNQEKGETTVRVDNIGNYPVLLFSSVVKNALSKQGEDPLFILSPPAARIDPGKSQLVRVMLADPSGLDKARQQMRHIYFQEIPDMGEKSNQLKVNTRHRVVAIATPSALAENKSPWQTLIWQQNGHSIQVKNLSPYVVRLAPTITVQPSNQQFVLEQPYLLPGQTIGTRKGDRLISPPSRLHFTPISNTGRAIPDITVNLAPIQ, encoded by the coding sequence ATGAAAGGTCTCATCCATTATCTCACCGCAATATTTATATTGCTGACTCCATTTTACGGCCAGGCAACCATTAAACTGGAAAAAATAAGCCTCTTGGTCAATCAAGAGAAAGGAGAGACAACCGTAAGAGTCGATAATATCGGTAATTATCCTGTGTTGTTATTTTCGTCCGTTGTTAAGAATGCATTAAGCAAGCAAGGAGAAGATCCCCTGTTCATTCTCTCTCCGCCAGCCGCGCGCATTGATCCGGGTAAATCTCAGCTGGTACGCGTCATGCTTGCCGATCCCTCGGGACTTGATAAGGCTCGTCAGCAAATGCGCCATATCTATTTCCAGGAAATTCCCGATATGGGAGAAAAAAGCAACCAACTTAAGGTAAATACTCGGCATCGGGTCGTCGCTATCGCCACGCCCTCCGCGCTGGCAGAAAACAAATCTCCCTGGCAAACCCTGATCTGGCAACAAAACGGACATTCTATACAAGTCAAAAATCTCAGCCCTTACGTTGTCAGGTTAGCCCCGACTATCACCGTACAACCCAGCAACCAGCAGTTTGTTTTGGAACAACCTTATTTGCTGCCTGGGCAAACGATCGGTACACGTAAGGGCGATAGGCTTATCAGCCCCCCCTCCCGTTTGCACTTCACGCCAATCAGTAACACAGGGCGCGCCATACCCGATATCACGGTTAACCTTGCCCCAATCCAGTGA